The Paenibacillus sp. FSL R7-0204 genome includes a region encoding these proteins:
- a CDS encoding cation diffusion facilitator family transporter yields MNNSKTDSHAHSHSGAHAGSHAHSHSGGHSHSHSHSHAPDNKKGLLIALIITGGIMFLEFFGGLLTGSLALLSDSGHMLSDTASLALSLVAMIIAVKPASSKNSYGFHRFEIMAALFNGVTLFVISGFIMYEAFQRFSAPPVVASGTMMLIASVGLLANLVSAWSLMRKSGAKDNINIRSAYLHVISDALGSVGALVAGLIMNLFSWYVADPIISVLVALLILRSAWGVIKQAFHILMEGTPLSMNAEEVEKALLGIEGVQDVHDLHIWTITSGLDALSGHLLIKDGVNSEQVLQQALKMVEENFGIQHTTLQIENSAVKHGHLPV; encoded by the coding sequence ATGAACAATTCCAAAACCGATTCACATGCTCATTCGCACTCTGGAGCACACGCTGGATCACATGCTCATTCGCACTCTGGCGGGCATTCGCATTCACATTCCCACTCCCATGCACCGGATAATAAGAAAGGCTTGCTAATCGCCTTAATCATCACAGGCGGTATTATGTTCCTTGAATTCTTCGGCGGCCTGCTCACTGGGAGCCTGGCTCTTTTGTCCGACTCAGGCCATATGCTCAGCGACACCGCTTCCCTTGCCCTTAGCCTTGTGGCCATGATTATCGCGGTGAAGCCGGCCTCCTCCAAGAACTCTTACGGCTTCCACCGGTTTGAGATTATGGCGGCTTTGTTCAACGGGGTGACCCTGTTTGTAATCTCCGGATTCATTATGTATGAAGCTTTCCAGCGCTTCTCCGCCCCTCCGGTGGTAGCCAGCGGAACAATGATGCTGATTGCCAGTGTCGGACTGCTGGCCAATCTCGTCAGCGCATGGTCACTGATGCGCAAAAGCGGAGCTAAAGACAATATCAATATCCGCAGCGCTTACCTGCACGTGATCAGCGATGCTCTCGGCTCTGTTGGCGCACTGGTCGCCGGTCTGATTATGAACCTGTTCTCCTGGTATGTGGCAGACCCTATCATCAGTGTGCTGGTCGCCCTGCTCATCCTGCGCAGCGCCTGGGGTGTTATCAAGCAGGCCTTCCATATTCTTATGGAAGGAACTCCGCTTAGCATGAATGCCGAAGAGGTCGAGAAGGCGCTACTGGGAATTGAAGGGGTTCAGGATGTGCATGACCTGCATATCTGGACCATCACCTCCGGCCTGGATGCGCTCAGCGGTCATCTGCTGATCAAGGACGGGGTTAATTCGGAGCAGGTACTGCAACAAGCGCTTAAAATGGTGGAAGAGAATTTTGGCATCCAGCACACCACACTGCAGATTGAGAATTCCGCGGTGAAGCACGGTCACCTTCCGGTCTGA
- a CDS encoding ArsR/SmtB family transcription factor: MEPAALEECDNTCNGSELEPESMALILPDREITDKMAEMFKALGDPTRVRLIYALSQQELCVHDLSSILDMGQSAVSHQLRYLRNLRIVKRRKEGKTVYYSLNDAHVEQIFLQTHEHIRHE; this comes from the coding sequence ATGGAACCAGCGGCACTTGAAGAATGCGACAACACCTGTAATGGTTCCGAACTGGAACCGGAATCTATGGCCTTGATTCTGCCGGACCGTGAGATCACAGATAAGATGGCAGAAATGTTCAAGGCACTGGGTGATCCGACAAGAGTTCGGCTGATCTACGCGTTATCCCAGCAGGAGCTGTGTGTGCATGACTTGTCCTCCATACTGGATATGGGACAGTCAGCAGTCTCCCATCAGCTCCGCTATCTGCGCAATCTGCGGATTGTGAAACGCCGCAAGGAAGGCAAGACCGTATATTATTCGCTGAATGATGCGCATGTGGAGCAGATCTTCCTGCAGACCCATGAGCATATCCGGCATGAATAG
- a CDS encoding ABC transporter permease: protein MRTFLRILSAECMKITGFRTWLLILLSPLVSLPIGALSDMQEDRVITWQVLLSTMSAVHALLFLPVLSGLFAALICRNEHSDGGWKQLLALPVTRTSVYFAKFVLIIALLGAVQLLFLAGVLGVGWYRGAEGGVPWELLLSSLFGGWFACLPLAALQLAISQGWSSFGAPLALNVCFTIPNMLIANSSTYGPYYPWVQPVLAMSPFGEERFGAFNLPLESLMIVVSGSLLLFLGAGLIAFWRKAV from the coding sequence ATGCGGACTTTTCTGCGAATATTGTCTGCGGAGTGCATGAAGATAACCGGATTCCGCACTTGGCTGTTAATTCTGCTCAGTCCGCTGGTCTCCCTGCCGATTGGTGCGCTTTCGGACATGCAAGAGGATAGGGTGATAACCTGGCAGGTTCTGCTGAGCACAATGTCAGCGGTACATGCGCTGCTGTTTCTTCCGGTACTCTCTGGACTCTTCGCCGCTTTAATCTGCCGCAATGAGCATAGTGACGGCGGCTGGAAGCAGCTCCTGGCGCTTCCGGTTACGAGGACTTCTGTATACTTTGCCAAATTTGTTTTGATTATAGCGCTGCTGGGTGCGGTTCAGCTGCTGTTTCTTGCTGGAGTTTTGGGAGTGGGATGGTATAGGGGGGCAGAAGGGGGAGTTCCCTGGGAGCTACTGCTGAGCAGCCTGTTCGGAGGCTGGTTTGCCTGCCTGCCGCTGGCTGCCCTGCAACTGGCGATATCTCAAGGCTGGAGCAGCTTCGGCGCCCCGCTGGCGCTGAATGTCTGCTTCACCATTCCTAACATGCTGATTGCCAATTCTTCCACCTACGGTCCTTATTATCCATGGGTGCAGCCGGTGCTGGCTATGTCCCCCTTCGGCGAAGAACGGTTCGGCGCCTTCAACTTGCCGCTGGAGAGCCTGATGATTGTCGTGTCGGGCAGCCTGCTTCTGTTCCTGGGTGCTGGCTTGATAGCCTTTTGGCGTAAGGCGGTATAA
- a CDS encoding ABC transporter permease produces MMWRALSADWLKIRGKGIWFLAFLGPLGLIAMQGLNFGLRYDYLRGQYREDLWGGLLSEVIPFVPIALYLGGTLICSLIANVEHQTSAWKQLLALPVSRTAVFMAKLLLCLLLLIVSCLLLSAGTVILGLLLGFGTQPIPLTDVLRMGFAAYAAAMPIIALQLWLSLSSRNQTLPVSVGLTLSLVSPFGVYFTEWMPLSWPALAWSDPRPWLFSGAGLLLGLLVILPGAIHFARKDVD; encoded by the coding sequence ATGATGTGGCGTGCGCTGTCGGCGGACTGGCTTAAGATCCGCGGCAAAGGCATATGGTTCCTCGCCTTCCTTGGCCCGCTGGGCCTCATCGCCATGCAGGGGCTGAATTTCGGCCTCCGCTATGACTATCTTCGCGGGCAGTACCGGGAGGACCTGTGGGGTGGCCTGCTCAGTGAGGTCATACCCTTCGTACCGATTGCCCTCTATCTTGGGGGCACACTGATCTGCTCTCTGATTGCGAATGTCGAGCATCAGACCAGCGCCTGGAAGCAGCTTCTGGCGCTGCCTGTCTCCCGTACGGCTGTGTTTATGGCGAAGCTGCTGCTCTGCCTGCTGCTGCTTATCGTATCCTGCCTGCTGCTGTCGGCGGGAACCGTGATTCTCGGGCTGTTGCTCGGATTCGGTACTCAGCCGATACCGCTAACGGATGTCCTGCGGATGGGCTTCGCCGCGTATGCTGCCGCCATGCCTATCATTGCACTCCAGCTGTGGCTGTCTCTATCCAGCCGGAACCAGACCCTCCCGGTATCGGTGGGATTGACCTTGTCGCTGGTCAGCCCGTTCGGTGTATACTTCACGGAATGGATGCCGCTCTCCTGGCCGGCCTTGGCCTGGAGTGATCCGCGTCCTTGGCTGTTCAGCGGAGCCGGCCTGTTGCTTGGACTCCTGGTAATCCTGCCTGGAGCCATACATTTCGCGCGAAAGGATGTGGACTGA
- a CDS encoding ABC transporter ATP-binding protein has translation MKDTVIETRNLLKEYRGRAAVKNLNLNITKGEIYGFLGPNGAGKTTTIRMLLGLIKPTSGSIEIFGKELRANRMQILRKVGSLVESPSYYGHLSAWDNLEAIRRILGVPKVRIAEVLEIVSLTGEETRPVKGFSLGMKQRLGIAAALLGSPELLILDEPTNGLDPSGIQEIRSLIKRLPGEQGITVLVSSHLLSEIEQMAGTVGIIREGQMVYQDTIAHLQQQAAGHLRLALSEPETALMTAVRRGCGGELQEGRLVLPRMSDARVSLLVKELVEEGHAIYRVEEHRQSLEEFFLQVVGGGGL, from the coding sequence ATGAAGGATACAGTAATAGAGACAAGAAATCTGCTTAAGGAATACCGCGGCCGTGCGGCTGTGAAGAACCTGAATCTCAATATTACAAAAGGGGAAATCTACGGCTTCCTCGGACCGAACGGTGCCGGCAAAACAACAACTATCCGCATGCTGCTCGGTCTGATCAAGCCGACCTCCGGCAGCATTGAAATCTTCGGCAAGGAGCTGCGTGCGAACCGGATGCAGATTCTGCGCAAGGTAGGCTCGCTGGTGGAATCGCCGTCCTACTACGGGCATCTGAGTGCATGGGACAATCTGGAGGCGATCCGACGTATTCTGGGTGTGCCCAAGGTGCGCATTGCCGAGGTGCTGGAGATCGTCTCGCTTACCGGGGAGGAGACGCGGCCGGTCAAGGGCTTCTCGCTGGGCATGAAGCAGCGGCTGGGGATTGCGGCAGCCCTGCTGGGCAGCCCGGAGCTGCTGATTCTCGATGAGCCGACCAACGGACTGGACCCGTCAGGCATACAGGAGATCCGCTCTCTGATTAAGCGGCTGCCTGGAGAGCAGGGGATTACAGTGCTGGTATCCAGCCATCTGCTGAGTGAGATTGAGCAGATGGCCGGTACGGTCGGCATTATCCGGGAGGGACAGATGGTCTATCAGGATACCATTGCCCATCTCCAGCAGCAGGCGGCCGGCCATCTGCGTCTGGCGTTATCTGAGCCGGAGACTGCGCTGATGACGGCGGTGCGGCGCGGCTGCGGCGGCGAGCTGCAGGAGGGCCGGCTGGTCCTGCCCCGGATGAGTGATGCGCGAGTATCGCTGCTGGTCAAAGAGCTGGTTGAAGAGGGCCATGCGATCTACAGGGTAGAGGAGCACAGGCAATCTCTGGAGGAATTCTTCCTGCAGGTGGTTGGGGGAGGGGGGCTATGA
- a CDS encoding sensor histidine kinase: MKGTGRFQLLHRSLLFRYLLIIVAALLFVPVVIPLTIAVYSIFGGITHTSPPKEYKQYSSIDKLEMMWHEEARKLLDQSPADITLRLSALSEAYPLSRIFWVDPAGLTQLVTEPSGPPLLLTGETPAIPAQWSAAEAVSFMKDSTALKPLAIVAFIGDRAEAAEGFMVMQIPEDITESKYAAGLDKWYSIAMLVFFLLFITSSWLFFIMIRRRLLRLQTAMVFTGQEGLPQIVPPGKPDEIGHLEEAFNTMVTELKAGRAREAEEEALRKRLVADLSHDLRTPLTVIRSHLHVLGKEPLSPRGQSSLELMDQRIESLSILIENLLSYNLLNSGRIALHLERRDVLRLVRESAAAWYPVWEKEGYRIDIDLEAAPLYWEIDDSWFRRVLDNLFQNILRHARSGLYVGILTEIREGNRVIIISDHGGGLAQSSGFAGAGLGLSIVDLLLKRMDLEWSMESTVKGTEVRIWKRDA, from the coding sequence GTGAAGGGGACAGGGCGTTTCCAGCTGCTGCACCGTTCGCTGCTTTTTCGCTATCTGCTGATTATTGTAGCTGCACTGCTGTTCGTGCCGGTTGTTATTCCGCTGACGATTGCAGTGTACAGCATCTTCGGTGGGATTACTCATACAAGTCCACCCAAGGAGTATAAGCAGTATTCCAGTATAGATAAGCTGGAGATGATGTGGCATGAGGAAGCCCGCAAGCTCCTTGACCAGTCTCCTGCGGATATCACCCTGCGGCTGTCGGCCTTAAGCGAAGCCTATCCGCTGTCGAGAATATTCTGGGTCGATCCTGCGGGATTAACACAGCTGGTGACAGAGCCTTCAGGACCGCCGCTGCTCTTGACGGGAGAGACGCCGGCTATTCCCGCCCAGTGGAGTGCCGCTGAAGCGGTATCCTTCATGAAGGACAGTACGGCGCTGAAGCCGCTGGCGATTGTTGCTTTTATAGGAGACCGGGCAGAGGCCGCAGAGGGCTTCATGGTTATGCAGATTCCTGAGGATATTACGGAGAGTAAATATGCGGCAGGACTGGATAAGTGGTATTCGATTGCCATGCTGGTGTTCTTCCTTCTGTTCATCACCAGCTCCTGGCTCTTCTTCATCATGATCCGCAGAAGGCTGCTGCGCCTGCAGACCGCTATGGTCTTCACCGGGCAGGAGGGCTTGCCGCAGATTGTTCCGCCGGGGAAGCCGGATGAGATCGGGCATCTGGAGGAAGCCTTCAATACCATGGTCACGGAGCTTAAGGCAGGCCGTGCCAGAGAGGCGGAAGAAGAGGCGCTGCGTAAGCGGCTGGTCGCTGATCTGTCGCATGATTTGCGGACTCCGCTTACCGTTATTCGCAGCCACCTCCATGTACTGGGCAAGGAGCCGTTGTCACCGCGCGGCCAGTCCTCCCTTGAGCTGATGGATCAGCGGATCGAGAGCCTGAGCATCCTGATTGAGAACCTGCTGTCCTACAATTTGCTGAACAGCGGACGCATTGCGCTGCATCTAGAGCGCCGGGATGTGCTGAGACTGGTGCGGGAGAGCGCCGCCGCCTGGTATCCGGTGTGGGAGAAGGAGGGGTATCGGATCGATATTGATCTGGAGGCTGCGCCGCTGTATTGGGAGATCGATGACAGCTGGTTCCGCAGAGTGCTAGATAATCTGTTCCAGAACATTCTGCGTCATGCACGCAGCGGATTATATGTAGGAATACTTACGGAGATCCGTGAGGGCAACCGGGTGATTATCATCTCGGATCACGGCGGCGGCCTTGCGCAGAGCTCGGGCTTCGCAGGAGCCGGCCTGGGCCTGTCGATTGTCGATTTGCTGCTGAAGCGGATGGACCTGGAATGGAGCATGGAGAGCACGGTGAAGGGGACCGAGGTTAGGATCTGGAAGCGGGACGCCTGA
- a CDS encoding response regulator transcription factor: MSVTLLYVEDDREIGSVVAADLREREYAVRWLESGDGALEAAEGCQLAILDVMLPGLDGFTVGQRLKRAYPELPVLMLSARTSIDDKLQGLDFADDYLTKPFHPDELAARIEVLLRRSGAAAPAPLMLKHLVVRPGSSVVTEAATGREIMLTGKQFQIFSYLLRHLGQILTKEQIYEAVWGESYIEGDKTLMVHIRYLREKLELDPAAPEIIETVRGIGYRVRG, from the coding sequence GTGAGTGTAACCCTATTGTACGTAGAAGACGACCGGGAGATCGGCAGTGTCGTAGCGGCTGATCTAAGGGAACGGGAATATGCGGTGCGCTGGCTGGAGAGCGGAGACGGGGCACTTGAAGCCGCAGAGGGCTGCCAGCTTGCGATTCTGGATGTGATGCTGCCGGGGCTGGATGGCTTCACCGTCGGCCAGCGGCTGAAGCGGGCGTATCCGGAGCTGCCGGTTCTGATGCTCTCGGCGCGCACCTCCATTGACGATAAGCTTCAGGGGCTGGACTTCGCCGATGATTATCTGACCAAGCCGTTTCATCCCGATGAGCTGGCAGCGAGAATCGAGGTTCTGCTGAGAAGAAGCGGCGCTGCCGCGCCTGCTCCGCTCATGCTTAAGCATCTGGTTGTCAGACCGGGAAGCAGTGTGGTCACGGAAGCTGCGACCGGACGGGAGATTATGCTTACCGGCAAGCAGTTTCAGATCTTCTCTTATCTGCTGCGGCATCTGGGCCAGATTCTGACCAAGGAGCAGATCTATGAGGCGGTCTGGGGGGAGAGTTATATTGAAGGCGACAAGACGCTGATGGTACATATCCGTTATCTGCGCGAGAAGCTGGAGCTTGATCCGGCCGCGCCGGAGATTATTGAGACGGTCCGGGGGATCGGCTACCGGGTGAGAGGGTGA
- a CDS encoding EAL domain-containing protein produces the protein MNCVDCADIDPIEDQGELKLRPCSDPLAAAIRNADYEVFETSNTCIIPYHRKEELMELIEWLVKAKDIADSLSVCVKSIGNHAALERWLTFDQLKVRFANENLVSIIMSHDFCSHMQPIVNFSEEIVGFEFLLRPLPQGSYFQPYELFEIARRTGFHSFLDRAARISAIETGSKLLPKGIKRFINFLPSSIYNPKYCLTHTFEAIRRLDQNPEDYVFEVVETEQISDIAHLRAIFAEYRQQGMRVALDDVGAGYSTVELMSSLQPDYVKVDRSLISFCDRDEGKQRMLREIISRAGEFGASLLAEGIERREEFLVCRDLGMDLGQGYLFGLPEEKPPGRFGITA, from the coding sequence ATGAACTGTGTTGATTGTGCTGACATCGACCCGATAGAGGATCAAGGGGAGCTGAAGCTCCGCCCCTGCTCTGATCCGCTGGCTGCTGCCATCCGGAATGCCGATTATGAAGTATTTGAGACAAGCAACACCTGTATCATTCCATATCATCGTAAGGAAGAGCTGATGGAGCTTATAGAATGGCTGGTGAAGGCTAAGGACATAGCAGACTCCTTATCCGTATGCGTTAAGAGCATTGGTAACCATGCGGCTCTGGAACGGTGGCTAACCTTCGATCAGCTGAAGGTCCGCTTCGCTAACGAGAATCTGGTGTCCATCATTATGAGCCATGACTTTTGCAGCCACATGCAGCCGATTGTGAATTTCAGCGAGGAGATTGTCGGCTTTGAATTTCTGCTGCGCCCGCTGCCCCAGGGCAGTTATTTTCAGCCCTATGAGCTGTTTGAGATTGCCCGGCGGACAGGGTTTCATTCCTTCCTTGACCGGGCCGCCCGGATCTCGGCGATAGAGACCGGCAGTAAGCTGCTGCCCAAGGGCATCAAGCGGTTCATTAATTTCCTGCCCTCTTCTATTTATAATCCCAAGTATTGTCTTACTCATACCTTCGAGGCGATCCGGAGGCTGGACCAGAACCCGGAGGATTATGTATTTGAAGTAGTGGAGACGGAGCAGATCAGCGATATTGCACATCTGCGCGCTATCTTCGCCGAATACCGCCAGCAGGGGATGCGGGTTGCACTGGATGATGTAGGCGCGGGCTACTCTACGGTTGAGCTGATGTCCAGCCTCCAGCCGGATTATGTCAAGGTTGACCGTAGTCTGATCAGCTTCTGTGACCGGGATGAGGGGAAGCAGCGGATGCTTAGAGAGATTATCTCCAGGGCTGGCGAATTCGGTGCAAGCCTGCTGGCTGAAGGCATTGAACGCCGTGAGGAATTCCTGGTCTGCCGCGATCTCGGTATGGACCTGGGACAAGGCTATCTGTTCGGGCTGCCGGAGGAGAAGCCGCCGGGACGGTTTGGAATTACGGCCTGA
- a CDS encoding pyridoxamine 5'-phosphate oxidase family protein, translating to MDNKELEKTIIQVLDDNRFGSFGTIEAGNKPKVRYMAVFHDGLSIYLATNRKTHKVEELQDNPNACLLLGYEQGGGKDVLEIEATVAVTKDDSLRSKVWNESLEKWFKGPDDPDYVILELSPSRIEYMGKNGEHGVWQS from the coding sequence ATGGATAACAAAGAGCTGGAGAAAACAATCATACAGGTGCTGGACGACAACAGGTTCGGTTCCTTCGGCACGATTGAGGCCGGTAACAAGCCTAAGGTGCGTTACATGGCAGTATTTCATGACGGGCTGTCCATCTATCTGGCAACTAACCGCAAGACTCATAAGGTAGAAGAGCTTCAGGATAATCCGAATGCTTGTCTCTTGCTCGGTTATGAGCAGGGCGGCGGCAAGGATGTACTGGAGATTGAAGCAACGGTTGCTGTGACGAAGGATGACAGCTTGCGCTCTAAGGTATGGAATGAGTCCTTGGAGAAATGGTTCAAGGGACCGGATGATCCTGATTATGTCATTCTTGAGCTGTCACCTTCACGGATTGAATATATGGGCAAGAACGGTGAGCACGGGGTATGGCAGTCTTAA
- a CDS encoding MFS transporter, which yields MKKLIWIGCLSYFVIGLAHVVLGSILPVLLQHYDRSYSAGGELIFSQFAGFLAGVLVSPLLNRRFGKRGGILIATGLLLCAEIAYAFLPPWGWMYVIAVAAGFGFGMIEAVIGTIIIAAVTEGTAVAMSRLEVLFGVGALLMPLAASPLIAAGQWRLAFLIVAACSLLSLLFWAKSRFGPLDSALNERPARPDRAAAAGTTRRLSLPYKGKQWVVLGLFILFFFLYVGTEMSLVNFMPAIFIAKLGMSEAAAALTVTFFWLAMSAGRLFAGVIAEKISYRIYVLVSCFAALLLLIIFPFAGHRLAAFAIILLLGLFMSGIFSIALVFSSKLLPGAEESTPSIMIASGGIGGAVLPLLTGWSMDHLQIAQTSGLLAAFAALLFVLSVTAWRIG from the coding sequence TTGAAAAAACTAATCTGGATCGGCTGTCTCTCCTATTTCGTAATCGGCCTCGCCCATGTTGTGCTAGGCTCCATTCTGCCAGTGCTGCTCCAGCATTATGACCGCAGCTACAGTGCAGGGGGCGAGCTGATCTTCAGCCAGTTCGCGGGCTTCCTGGCCGGCGTACTGGTCTCGCCGCTGCTGAACCGGCGGTTCGGCAAACGCGGCGGCATTCTGATTGCCACCGGCCTGCTGCTCTGTGCCGAGATTGCTTACGCCTTCCTCCCGCCCTGGGGCTGGATGTACGTAATTGCCGTAGCCGCAGGGTTCGGCTTCGGGATGATCGAAGCCGTCATCGGCACGATTATTATAGCCGCAGTCACCGAAGGAACGGCGGTTGCCATGAGCCGGCTGGAGGTGCTGTTCGGTGTCGGGGCGCTGCTCATGCCGCTGGCGGCCAGTCCGCTGATTGCCGCAGGGCAGTGGAGGCTGGCCTTCCTGATCGTTGCCGCCTGCTCCCTCCTCTCGCTGCTCTTCTGGGCGAAGAGCAGATTCGGCCCGCTGGACAGCGCGCTGAATGAGCGGCCTGCCCGCCCTGACCGCGCTGCGGCAGCGGGAACCACCAGAAGATTGTCCTTGCCCTACAAGGGCAAGCAATGGGTGGTGCTTGGCTTGTTCATTCTGTTCTTCTTTCTCTATGTAGGCACTGAGATGAGCCTGGTGAATTTCATGCCGGCGATCTTCATCGCGAAGCTGGGCATGAGCGAGGCCGCGGCTGCGCTCACGGTGACCTTCTTCTGGCTTGCCATGTCGGCAGGCAGACTGTTCGCCGGTGTCATCGCAGAGAAGATCTCCTACCGCATCTATGTGCTCGTCAGCTGCTTTGCCGCTTTGCTGCTGCTTATTATTTTCCCGTTCGCCGGTCACCGGCTTGCCGCCTTTGCCATCATCCTGCTGCTTGGCCTGTTCATGTCCGGCATCTTCTCCATCGCGCTGGTCTTCTCCAGCAAGCTGCTGCCCGGCGCGGAAGAATCCACGCCCAGCATTATGATCGCCTCCGGAGGAATTGGCGGCGCAGTACTGCCGCTGCTGACCGGCTGGTCCATGGATCATCTGCAGATCGCCCAGACCTCAGGACTTTTGGCCGCTTTTGCCGCGCTGTTATTCGTGCTGAGCGTAACCGCCTGGAGAATCGGGTAA